The genome window CGACGTCGCCACCGCGGCGGACGGCACGACGGCGCTGCAGCAGGCCGAGCGGCATCGCCCGGACCTCGTCGTGCTCGACGTGATGATGCCGGACATGGACGGCTTCGAGGTGACGCGGAAGCTGCGCGAGCGCGGCCGGGACATGCCGGTGGTGTTCCTCACCGCGCGGGACGAGGTCGAGGACAAGGTCCAGGGGCTCACCGTCGGCGGGGACGACTACGTCACCAAGCCGTTCAGCCTCGAGGAGGTCGTCGCCCGCATCCGGGCCGTGCTGCGCCGCACCGGCGTGGTCGGCGACGCCACGAGCGGGGTCCTGCGCTTCCACGACCTCGAGCTCGACGAGGACGCGCACGAGGTCCGCCGGGCCGGGCGTCCCGTCGACCTGAGCCCGACGGAGTTCAAGCTGCTCCGCTATCTCATGCTCAACCCCAACCGCGTGCTGTCGAAGGCGCAGATCCTCGACCACGTCTGGGACTACGACTTCGGCGGCGACGGGGCCATCGTCGAGTCGTACATCTCCTACCTGCGCCGCAAGGTCGACACCGGCGAGACCCCGCTGCTGCACACCAAGCGCGGCGTCGGGTACGTGCTCCGCCTGCCACCGGGAGCATGAGCGCGCCCCCTGCCACCGACGCCCCCCGGGGCAGCGGCATCAGCCTCGAGCTGCGGCTCGTGCTCGTCGTGGTCGTCGCGGTCGCCGTCGCGACGACCGTCTTCGGCGCCGTCCTCGTCGTGGCCCAGCGCGGGCAGCTCGTCGGCCAGGTGAACGCCCAGCTCAAGCAGACCGCGCCCGCGGTCGCGCAGTCCGTCGCGGCCAGCATCCGCCTCGAGCGGCTGCCCGCCGGGCGTACGGTCCGCGCCGCCGGTGACCTCCCGAGCGAGTACGTCGTCGTCGCGTACGTGCAGGACCAGGAGAGCCTGGTCGAGATCGCCCCGGAGCTCCGCAGCCGCTCGGAGATGCCGGACGTCCCGCTGCTCACCGCGGCCGAGGCCAGGGAGCTCGGGGAGGTCCCCTTCACCGTCGGCTCACGGCAGGGCGGACTGCGCTGGCAGGTGGTGACGCTGCCGTCCCGCACCGCCGTCGGCGACGTCGGCTCCGTCTCGGTCGCGCTCCCGCTCGACGCCGACGACACGACGAAGCGGCTGCTCGTGTGGACCTTCGCGACGGGTCTGCTCGTCGTCGCCCTCGCCGCCCTCATCGGCGCGGTCGCGGTGCGGCGCTCGCTCATGCCGCTGACGGCCGTGGAGCACACCGCGGCGGCCATCGCCGCGGGCGACCTCACCAAGCGCGTGCCCGAGGGCGGGCAGGACACCGAGGTCGGTCGGCTCACCACCGCGCTCAACGGCATGCTGAGCCGCATCGAGGAGAGCGTCCGGCAGCGCGACGCCTCGCAGGCGCGCATGCGCCGCTTCGTGCAGGACGCCTCGCACGAGCTGCGGACCCCGCTGGCGAGCATCCGCGGCTTCGCCGAGCTGCACCGGCAGGGCGCCGTGCCCGCCGAGGAGGTGGCGGGCACGTTCGGGCGGATCGAGGGCGAGGCGAGGCGGCTCGGCCGGCTGGTCGAGGACCTGCTCCTGCTCGCCCGCCTCGACGAGCAGCGCCCGATGCGACGGGTGGAGGTCGACGTGACGTCGCTCGCGCTCGACGCTGCGGGCGACGTCCGGGCGCTGGACCCCGAGCGGGCCGTGCGCGTGCTCACCCCGGACGGCTCGCCGCTGGGGCCGGCACCCGTGCAGGGCGACCCCGACCGGCTGCGCCAGGTGCTGACCAACCTCGTCGGCAACGCCGTCCGGCACACCCCGGCGGGCTCACCGGTCGAGGTCGTCGCCGGGACCGTCCCCGGCACGGACGGCCGTGAGGTCGCCCTCGCCGTCCGCGACCACGGGACGGGGGTGCCGGAGGCCGACCGCGGCCGCGTCTTCGACCGGTTCGCGCGCCTGGACGCCTCCCGCACCCGCGGGACGGGCGGGTCGGGTCTCGGGCTGTCGATCGTCGCCGCGATCGTCGCCGCGCACGACGGCACGGTCCGGGTCCTCGACACGCCGGGCGGCGGCGCGACCTTCGAGGTGCGGCTGCCGGCCGCACCGCCGCCGGCACCGGACCGTCCCGACGGTCCCGACGGTCCCGACGGTCCCGACGGTCCCGACGGTCCCGACGGTCCCGACGGCGACGCGCCCGCCGAGGCGGACCCTCAGACGAGGAGCTGACGGGCGGCGAGGTCCCGGTACAGGCCCGAGGCGGCCACGAGCTCGGAGTGCGTGCCCTGCGCGACGACCCGCCCCTCGTCCATGACGACGATCCGGTCGGCGTCCACGACGGTCGACAGCCGGTGCGCGACGACGAGGACCGTCGTGTCGGGACCGATGGCCGCGACCGCCGCGGCGAGCGCGGCCTCGTTGCGCGCGTCGAGGCTCGCCGTGGGCTCGTCGAGCAGCAGCAGCGCGGGGCTCGCGAGCAGCGCCCGGGCGATCGCGAGGCGCTGGCGCTGCCCGCCGGACAGCAGCACCCCGTCGTCGCCGACCTGCGTGTCGAGCCCGGTCGCGCGCTGGGCGACGAGGTCGAGGAGGTTGACCCGGCCCATGACCTCGAGCAGCTCCTCGTCGGTGGCGTCGGGCCGGCCGAGCAGGAGGTTGTCCCGCAGCGTGCCCGCGAGCGCCGGGGCGTCCTGCTCGACGTAGGCGGTCGCCCCGCGCAGCTCCTCGCGCGGCAGGTCCCGGACGTCGTGCCCGCCGACGAGCAGGCGCCCGCCCGTCACGTCGTAGAACCGCTCGACGAGCGCGAGCACGGTCGACTTGCCCGCGCCGGAGGGGCCGACCAGCGCGGTGCGGCGTCCCGCCGGCGCCGTGAACGACGCGCCCCGCAGGACGGGCGGCCCCTCGGCGGTGCCGTCCTCCCCGGGGTAGGCGAACCGGACGTCGTCCAGGCGCACCTCGACCGGCGCGTGCGCGAGCACGTCGCGCGCGCGGACCACGTCGCCCGTCGTCTCCACCGGCAGCGCGAGGACCTCCTCGATGCGGGCGAGCGCCCCCAGACCGGTCTGGACGGCGGCGATGGCCGAGATGCCCTGCGCGAGGGGCTGCACGAGCAGGAACAGCAGCAGGACGAAGGCGACGAGGTCCCCGACCGACACCGCCCCCGCGGCCACGCGGGCCCCGCCGACCCCGAGCACGGCGAGGAAGGCGCCCTGCACGGCGATGGAGGCGACCGGGCCGAGGACGGCCTGCAGCCGCGCGAGCCGGACCCCCGCGGCGAATGCGCCCGCGACGGAGCGGCCCACCGTGCGCTCCTCGCGCTCCTCGGCGCGGGCCGCCCTGATGGTGCGCACCCCGCCGAGCGAGCGCTCGACCCCGGCCGTCATGTCGCCGACGGCGGCCTGGGCCGCGAGCGAGGCCGCGCGCACCCGCCGGACGACGAGCAGCGCGCCCGTCATGCCGATGACGACGGCCGACAGCGTGACGGCGAGCAGGAACGGGTCGACGACCGCCATGGCGACGACGGCGCCGACGATGATGACGGCCCCCGAGGCGAGGTCGACGAGGCCGGACGTCACGACCGTGCGCAGCAGGGTGGTGTCGGCACCGACGCGCGACAGCAGGTCGCCGCCGCGGCGGCGGTCGAGCTCGGCGACGGGCAGGCGCAGCAGGCGCCCCACGAGCCGCCGGCGCGTCTCGCGCACGACCGCCTCGCCCGCGCGCTGCAGGACGTAGGCCTGCACGCCCGACAGCAGCGCGGCCACGACGAGCGCCACCACGAGCCACACCGCCGGGACGACGACGCTCGCCGCGGTCTCGATCGCGCCGATGACCTCGCGGACGAGCAGGGGCTGCGCGAGCGCGGCGGCCGCGTTGGCGAGCCCGAGCGCGCCCGCCACGGCGAGCGCCGGCGTGTGCGGGCGCAGCAGGCGTCCCAGCGCCCGCAGGTCCGCACGGGTACCGGGGGAGGAGGCAGGCCCCGGCGGCTGCGGGTCGACGCTCACACGGGCCATCGTGCCCGGCGCCGGGCTCACAGGGTGCTCCCAGGTGACGTCGACCTGGCGCCGAGGACGCGGGTGTCCCATGGTGGCCATGACGACGCCCTCCGCCCCGACGCGCCCGTCCGGCCCCGCCCACCCGTCCGCCCACCCCCACGTCGGCCCGTACGCCGGCCCGTACGCCGACGCCTACGGTCCCCACGCCGGCGCCCCCCTGCCGACCGCCCGGCCCGCGGCCGCCCGTCCCTGGTACCGCCGTCCCGCCCGCGTCGCCGCCGTGTCCGTCCTCGGCGCCCTCGCCCTCACCGGGACGACGGCCGGCGCCGGTGCACTCGCCCTGGCCACGGGCGACGACCTCGCGGCCGCTCTCGCGACCCGGTCCGTCAGCACGGACGCCTCCGGCCCGGCGCCCGAGGCGGCGGTGGGCGCGGTCGCGACCGACGGCGTCGACTGGGGCGCCGTCGCGGACGCCGTCAGCCCCGGCGTCGTCGCCATCACGGTGAGGGCGCCCGACGGCTCGGGCGGGGAGGGCAGCGGCGTGGTGTACGACGCCGAGGGCCTCGTCCTCACCAACAACCACGTCGTCGCCGCGGCGCGCGGCGGAGGCGTCCAGGTGACGCTCTTCGACGGGCGCGTGCTCGACGCCGACGTCGTCGGCACCGACCCCTCCACCGACCTCGCGGTCGTCCGGCTCGTGAACCCGCCCGAGGACCTGGCCGTCGTGCCGCTCGGCGAGAGCGAGGACCTGGGCGTCGGCGACCCCGTCATGGCCGTCGGCAACCCGCTCGGGCTCGCCGGCACCGTGACGACCGGCATCGTGAGCGCCCTCGACCGGCCCGTCACGACGCAGGCGGTGGGTGTCGCCAACGGCGAGCCCGTCGTCACCGACGCGATCCAGACCGACGCCGCGGTCAACCCGGGCAACTCCGGCGGCCCGCTCGTCGACTCGACCGGTCGCGTCGTCGGCATCAACTCCTCCATCGCCACCACCGGCCCGCAGTCCGGCTCGGTCGGCCTCGGCTTCGCGATCCCCGTCGACGTCGCCCGCGCCGTCGCCGCGTCCGTCGTCGAGGACGGCTCGGTGGAGCACGCCCGTCTCGGGGCCTACCTGCAGGACGCGACGGCCACCGTGGCCGACGGGCAGTGGCAGGGCACGCGCCTCGGTGCGGGTCTCGCCGACGTGGTCCCGGGCTCGCCGGCGGAGGAGGCCGACCTGCGCGCCGGTGACGTCGTCGTGGCGGTCGCGGGCGAGCCCACGACGTCGTCGGAGGCGCTCACCGCCCGCGTCCGCGCCCTGCGCCCCGGGGACGAGGTGACCCTGACGGTCGTGCGCGGCACCGAGGCGGTCGAGGTGCCCGTGACGCTCGCCCCGACCGAGGGGTGAGACGCCCGCGGCGGCTGACCTGGGCCGTCGCACCGTCGTCGTGGTCGGTGGCCCGGAACCCCTCGACGGCGGTGGGCGGGGCGGGGCAGGCTCACCTGACGTGACCTCCTCCCCCGCCCCGGGCTCGCTCGCCGACGTGCTGGTCCGCCTCGGGGCGGACCGGCCCGGCGCCGAGGCCACCGAGGCCGACCTGCTCGCCCGCTGGTCCGAGCCGCACCGGCGCTACCACGACCGCCGCCACCTCGCGGAGGTCGTGGAGCGCGTCGAGCGGCTCGTCGGGCACACGGAGCACCCCGACCTCGTGCGGGCGGCGGCGTGGTGGCACGACGCGGTGCACGACGGCCGGGCCGGCGACGACGAGCGCGCGAGCGCCGCCCTCGCCCGCGAGCAGCTGGCGGGGATCGGCGTGGCGGGCCGGCACACGCAGGCGGTCGCGGACCTCGTGCTCGTGACCGCCGACCACGACCCCGGCACGCCGGCCGACCCGGACGCGGCCGTGCTGTGCGACGCGGACCTCGGCATCCTCGCCTCCCCGCCGCAGCGCTACGCCCAGTACGCGGCCGACGTGCGGGAGGAGTACGGGCACGTGCCTGACGAGCTGTTCGCCGCGGGCCGCGCGGCGGTCCTGCGGCGGCTGCTGTCCCGCCGGCTGTTCCGCAGCCCCGGGGCGGCGGGCTGGGAGGAGACCGCGCGGGCCAACGTGGGCGACGAGCTGCGTCGGCTCCTCGCCGGCTCAGCGGTGCCGGCCGCCACCTGAGGCCCGGCGCCGCTCGGCGGCCGTGACCCGCAGCCCGCTAGCCCGCAGCCGGCGCAGGAGGTCCCCGGCGCCGACCGGGTGGGCGCCGGCGGCCACGAGCGCCGCGTGGAGCTCCTCCGGCACGTCGTAGTGGTCGAGGTCGAAGGCCCGGCGGGGCACGCCGGCCGCCGCCGCGAAGGCGTGCAGCTCCGCGAGCGAGGTGTCGCTCACCAGGTGCGACCACGCGCGCCCGTGCGCGGGCCACAGCGGCGGGTCGATGAGGACGGCCACGGCGGCAGGCTACGGCGGCGCGTGTCGTCGGGCGCCCCCTGTGGACGGCGCGCGACCTGCGCCGACGTCCCCGTGCCTGTGGACTGCACCTCCGGGGCTCCGCTCCCGCACCGCAGGGTGGAGGGCACCGGGGCACGGCGTCCCGGCCAGGACGGACGGGAGCGGACGATGGCACGGTTCGAGGTCGACAGCGCGCGGGTGGACGCGGCGAGCGCGCAGGTGCGGGCGACGTCGCAGACGCTGAGCGCGGAGGTGGACGCGATGATGCGGCACCTGGAGGACCTCCAGGGGGTGTGGCGGGGGCAGGCGGCCAGCGGCTTCGCCGCCCTGTCGGCGCAGTGGCGGGCGACGCAGGTGCAGGTCCGGGACTCCCTGGACCAGATCCAGCTCGCCCTCGCGCAGGCGGGCCGGCAGTACGCGGAGACGGAGGCCGCCACCGCGCGCATGTTCGCGGCGTGAGGGGGCGCCCGTCCGCGCGGGGCCGGCGGGCGCGGGCCTCAGGCGTCCGCGCGGGCCGCGGCGATCGCGTCGCGGTAGGCGAGGTAGCTGCGCTTGGGCGTGCGCTCGAGCGTGTCGAAGTCCACGCGCACGATGCCGAAGCGCTTGCTCAGCCCCAGCGCCCACTCGAAGTTGTCGAGCAGCGACCAGGCGAAGTAGCCGCGGACGTCGACGCCCCGGTCCCGCGCGGCCTGCAGCGCCGCGAGGTGCGCGTGGAGGTACTCCACGCGTCGGGGGTCCTCGACGACCCCGTCGGGCCCGGCGGCGGGGTCGTCGTCCCACGCCGAGCCGTTCTCGGTGACGACGACCGGCCCGAGCACCGGGTACTCCTCCTGCAGCCGCACGAGCACGTCGGTGAGGCCGTCGGGCGTGATGGGCCAGCCCATCGCGGTGCCTGCGTCGCCGGGGTCCACCTGCCGCACGAGCTCGAGGCCGGGCTGCACGAGCTCGACGGTCGGCACCGCACCCTCACCGGCCTCGAAGACGGCGTCGTTGTAGTAGTTGAGGCCGAGCCAGTCCAGCGGCGTCGCGATCTGCTCGAGGTCGCCGGGCTCCACGGCACCGGCCAGGTGCGGGTGCAGCAGCGACACGGCGTCCTCGGGGTAGCCGCGGCCCGCGAGCGGGTCGAGCCAGACGGTGTTGCGCACCGCGTCGTACAGCGGCAGGGCCGCGCGGGCCTCGTCGCTGCCGTCGCCCGCGCGGGCGGTGTCGAGGTTGAGCACGATCCCGTAGGCCGCGTCGGGGTCCTGCCGACGCATGGCCGCGACCGCCCGCCCGTGCGACAGCAGCAGGTGGTGCGTCGCGCGCGCGGCGAGGGCGTGGTCGCGGATGCCGGGGGCGTGCACGCCCGAGCCGTGCCCGAGCCACGCGGCGCACCACGGCTCGTTGTGCGTCGCCCACCGCTTGACGCGGTCGCCGAGCGCGTCCTGCACGCCGAGCGCGTACTCGACGAAGGCGTCGACGGTGCGGCGCGAGGCCCAGCCGCCCGTGTGCTGCAGCTCCAGCGGCAGGTCCCAGTGGTACAGCGTCACCCACGGCTCGATGCCGGCGCCGAGCAGCTCGTCGACGAGCCGGTCGTAGAAGCCGAGGCCCTCGGCGGAGAAGTCCCCCCGCCCGGTCGGCTGGACTCGCGCCCAGGCCACCGAGAAGCGGTAGGCGTCGACCCCGAGGTCGGCGAGGAGGGCGACGTCCTCGCGGTAGCGGTGCACGTGGTCGCACGTCGTGTCGCCGTCGGTGCCGTCGGCCACGGCCCCGGGGACGCGGCAGAACGCGTCCCAGATGGTGTCGCCGCGGCCCGCGCGATCGCCCTCGATCTGGAAGGAGGCGGTGGCGGCCCCCCACACGACACCCTGCGGCAGCTCGACCATGGCCCCGAACCTAGCGCCGCCGCCCCGCGTGCGGTGCACACGCCGGCGGGAGCGTGCCTACCCTGGTCCGGTGAGCGCCGTCGCCCTCGGCATCCCCGCCGTGCCCCGTGCGGGCACCGGCCTGCCGCCCCGCCCCGAGGGCGAGCCCGGCCTCGTCGACACGTGGGGCCGTCGCGCGCGGGACCTGCGGGTGTCCCTCACCGACCGCTGCAACCTGCGCTGCTCGTACTGCATGCCGCCCGAGGGCCTGCCGTGGCTGCCGGGCCCGGAGCTGCTGTCGGCGGAGGAGACGGTGCGGCTCATCGGCGTCGCGGTCCGGGACCTCGGGGTCGAGGAGGTCCGGTTCACCGGCGGGGAACCGCTGCTGCGCCGCGACCTGGAGGACCTCGTGGCGGCGACAGCGCGGCTGCGGCTCCCGGACGGCCACGCGGTCCGCACGGCCCTCACCACCAACGGCGTCGGCCTCGACCGCCGCGCGGCCGGGCTCGCGGCGGCCGGCCTTGACCGCGTCACGGTGAGCCTCGACAGCCTCGACCGGGAGCGCTACCGCGCGATCACGCAACGGGACCGGCTCGCGGCGGTGCTGGGCGGCATCGACGCCGCCCAGGCGGCGGGGCTGGAGCCGCTCAAGGTCAACACCCTCGTCGTGCGGGGCGTCAACGAGGACGAGGTCGTCGACCTCGTCCGCTGGGCGTGCGCCCGCGGGATCGAGCTGCGCGTCATCGAGCACATGCCGCTGGAGGCGCACGGCACGTGGGACCGGACGTCGCTCGTCACCGCGCAGGAGGTGCTGGACCGCCTCGGCACGGAGCTCGACCTGGAGCCCGTGGGCGCGCGGGGCAGCGCCCCCGCGGAGCGCTGGCACGTGCGCGAGGCCGGCCGCGACCTCGGGACGGTCGGGGTCATCGCCTCGGTCACCCGCCCCTTCTGCGGCGACTGCGACCGGGTCCGGCTCACGGCCGACGGCCAGGTCCGCTCGTGCCTGTTCGCCACGCACGGCACGGACCTGCGCGGCCTGCTGCGCGCCGGGGCGGACGACGGCGAGGTCGCCGACGCCTGGCGGGCGGAGCTGTGGGCGAAGAAGGCCGGGCACGGCATCGACGACCCGGGTTTCGTGCGGCCGGACCGCCCGATGAGCGCGATCGGCGGCTGAGGTGACGGCCGTCGGGGGCGACACGCTGCAGGTGCGGTGGTTCGCGGGGGCGCGCGCGGCCGCCGGGACGCCGGCGGAGACGGCCGGCGCCGCACCGGAGGAGTCGGTGAGGACGGTCCTCGCCCGACTGGCCGCCGACCGCCCGGGGCTGGGCCGGGTCCTGCCGGCGTGCTCGTTCCTGCTCGACGGCGTCTCCGCGCGAGCGGACGCCCCGGTCGGGACCGCGACGACGCTCGACGTGCTGCCGCCCTTCAGCGGCGGCTGAGCCAGGCCCACGCCGGCCGGCGGGGCGCGGGCTCAGGCCAGGCCGCCGAGCCCCACCCACTCGTCGCTGCCGTCGGCGAAGTGCTGGTGCTTCCACACCGGCAGCCGCTCCTTGACGGCGTCGACGAGGACGGCAGCCGTCTCGAACGCCTCGCGCCGGTGCGCGGCGGCCACCGCGACGGCGAGCGCGCAGTCCCCGACCGCGAGCGGGCCGACCCGGTGGACGACCGCGACCGCACCGGCACCGCTGAGCGCCGCGACGTCGGCCACCACGGCGCGGACGACCTCGGCCGCCTGCGGGTGCGCCTCGTAGTCGAGCAGCACGACGCGACCGCGACCGGGGCTGTCGTGGTCGCGCACGACGCCGTCGAAGGTGACGACCGCGCCGTGGGCGCGACCGGCGACATCGGCGGCGAGGTCGGCCGCGCGCACCGGCTCCGACGACACCTCCGCGCGCACGACGACGCACGGTCCGGGCGGGGACGACGGCAGGTCCGGGGCGCTCACCCGGTCGAGCGTAGGTGCCGTGCATCCAGCCGCGGCGCTCGCGCGGTAGAGCGGTCAGGTGACCCGGAAGAGGTCACCGTCCGACCCCCTGGAGGTACTCGATGACACGCACCGCCACCGCTGCCGCTGCCCTCGTCGGCGCCGCTGCGCTCGCCCTCACCACGGCGGGCCCCGCGGCCGCCGCCCCCAACAGCCGCGGCGCCACCGAGATCGTGCCGAACGAGGTGCTCGCGTCCCTGCTCGTGTCCGTGGACAAGCCCTACACCGACCGCGACGGCGACGGCGCCCCCGAGTTCGGCATCGTCGGCAACCCGTCCAGCGGCGTCATCAAGCACGTCGGTGGCGTCACCGTCACCGACCTGAGCGGCGAGAACGAGTACTCGCTGCGCAACTTCTGGATCGACACGACCGGGGAGTCGATCACGGTGAGCGCGGTCGTCAACGACGGCGACCGGCTCGAGCTGTTCGACGTCGGCGCGGACCTGTCGCTCGCCCTCAATGCCACGTCCGCGACGGTCCTCACCGGGGACGCGGCCAACGCCGGCCTCGTCGTCGGCAGCGCGGACGCGTCCTTCTGGGACTTCTGACCCCTGCCTCCACCGCTGCGGGCGGCCGGTCGTCAGGGACCGGCCGCCCGCAGCCGCGTCGGACGCCCTCCTGCGCTCAGGCCGGGCCCGTGGCCGGCTCCGAGTCGTCGCCCAGCGCGGCGAGCTCCGCGGCCGCGCGTTCCGCGATGTCGAGCTCGTAGCCCGCGAGCGTGATGGCGTCGCGGAGCCCCCGGGCGCCGAAGCGGTCCCGTACCTCGTGGACGAGGGCGACGACGGCCGGGTCGGCGTGCGCCTCGACCTCGTCGAGCACGGGGTCGGCGTGCTCCGGGCCGTGCGGGTGGGGTGCGTCGCGGGCGCCGTGCGCCTGCCCGCCGCCGTGCGGCGCCGAGGCACCGGACGTGGCGAGCGGTGCGTCCGGGTCGGCGAGGTCCTGGCCCGCGTAGGGCTCCTCCGGCTGGTCGCTCATGGGGCAATCCGATCACAGCGGCCCGCCGGGGGCACGACGGCGGGACACGCACGCTGGGGCGACCGGGCGGCACCCGGTGCGCGCGGCGGGCGCCCGACGACGAAGGCCCCCGGGCGAACCCGGGGGCCTCCGTCAGCGGTCGCCCGCTGGTGGTGCGAGGTGGTGCGGCCGGATCAGAAGTCCATGCCGCCCATGCCGCCGTCGCCGGCGCCGGCGGCCGCGGGGGCCTTCTCCGGCTTGTCGGCGACGACCGCCTCGGTGGTGAGGAACAGCGCCGCGATGCTGGCCGCGTTCTGCAGGGCGGAGCGCGTCACCTTGGCCGGCTCCACGATGCCCGTGGCGACCATGTCGACGTACTCGCCCGTGGCCGCGTTGAGGCCGTGGCCCGCGGACAGGTTCTTGACCTTCTCCGCCACGACGCCGCCCTCGAGGCCGGCGTTGACCGCGATCTGCTTGAGCGGGGCCTCGAGCGCGACGCGGACGATGTTCGCCCCGGTCGCCTCGTCGCCGCTCAGGTCGAGCCCGTCGAGCGCGGGCAGCGCGTTGACGAGCGCGACGCCGCCGCCGGGGACGATGCCCTCCTCGACGGCCGCCTTCGCGTTGCGGACGGCGTCCTCGATGCGGTGCTTGCGCTCCTTGAGCTCGACCTCGGTGGCCGCGCCCGCCTTGATGACGGCCACGCCGCCGGCGAGCTTGGCGAGGCGCTCCTGGAGCTTCTCGCGGTCGTAGTCGGAGTCGCTGTTCTCGATCTCCGTGCGGATCTGGTTGACCCGCCCGGCGATGGCGTCGGACTCGCCGGCGCCCTCGACGATCGTGGTCTCGTCCTTGGTGACGACGACCTTGCGCGCACGGCCCAGCAGGTCCAGCGTCGCGTTCTCCAGCTTGAGGCCGACCTCCTCGGAGATGACCTGGCCGCCGGTGAGGATCGCGATGTCCTGCAGCATGGCCTTGCGCCGGTCGCCGAAGCCCGGGGCCTTGACGGCGGCGGACTTGAACGTGCCGCGGATCTTGTTGACGACGAGCGTGGCGAGCGCCTCGCCCTCGACGTCCTCGGAGATCACGAAGAGCGGCTTGCCGGACTGCATGACCTTCTCCAGCAGCGGGAGCAGGTCCTTGACCGTCGAGATCTTGGAGTTGACCACGAGGACGTAGGGGTCCTCGAGCACGGCCTCCATGCGCTCGGTGTCGGTCGCGAAGTAGGGCGAGATGTAGCCCTTGTCGAAGCGCATGCCCTCGGTGAGCTCGAGCTCCAGGCCGAAGGTCTGCGACTCCTCGACCGTGATGACGCCCTCCTTGCCGACCTTGTCCATGGCCTCGGCGATCATCTCGCCGATCTGGGTGTCGGCGGCCGAGATCGAGGCGGTGGAGGCGATCTGCTCCTTCGTCTCGACGTCCTTGGCCATGCTGAGGAGCTGGTCGGACACGGCCGCGGTGGCCTTCTCGATGCCACGCTTGAGCGCCATCGGGTTGGCGCCGGCCGCGACGTTGCGCAGGCCCTCGCGGACGAGCGCCTGGGCGAGGACGGTCGCCGTCGTCGTGCCGTCGCCGGCCACGTCGTCGGTCTTCTTGGCGACCTCCTTGACGAGCTCCGCGCCGATCTTCTCGTACGGGTCGTCGAGCTCGATCTCCTTGGCGATGGAGACGCCGTCGTTCGTGATCGTGGGTGCGCCCCACTTCTTCTCGAGGACGACGTTGCGGCCCTTGGGGCCGAGGGTGACCTTGACGGCGTCGGCGAGGGTGTTCATACCCCGCTCGAGACCGCGCCGGGCCTCCTCGTCGAAAGCGATGATCTTGGCCATCTGGTGGTGGTCCCTCCGCACACGGTGGGTGGCTCGGACCGGACGACGCCCGCGACGGACGGGCACGCCCCGCCGGTCACGTCCCGGTCGGACCCTGCCCTCGCCTGCCGGTCCGCGGGGCTGCTCGCCCCGTGGTCTTC of Aquipuribacter sp. SD81 contains these proteins:
- a CDS encoding molybdenum cofactor biosynthesis protein MoaE, with protein sequence MSAPDLPSSPPGPCVVVRAEVSSEPVRAADLAADVAGRAHGAVVTFDGVVRDHDSPGRGRVVLLDYEAHPQAAEVVRAVVADVAALSGAGAVAVVHRVGPLAVGDCALAVAVAAAHRREAFETAAVLVDAVKERLPVWKHQHFADGSDEWVGLGGLA
- a CDS encoding GH1 family beta-glucosidase, yielding MVELPQGVVWGAATASFQIEGDRAGRGDTIWDAFCRVPGAVADGTDGDTTCDHVHRYREDVALLADLGVDAYRFSVAWARVQPTGRGDFSAEGLGFYDRLVDELLGAGIEPWVTLYHWDLPLELQHTGGWASRRTVDAFVEYALGVQDALGDRVKRWATHNEPWCAAWLGHGSGVHAPGIRDHALAARATHHLLLSHGRAVAAMRRQDPDAAYGIVLNLDTARAGDGSDEARAALPLYDAVRNTVWLDPLAGRGYPEDAVSLLHPHLAGAVEPGDLEQIATPLDWLGLNYYNDAVFEAGEGAVPTVELVQPGLELVRQVDPGDAGTAMGWPITPDGLTDVLVRLQEEYPVLGPVVVTENGSAWDDDPAAGPDGVVEDPRRVEYLHAHLAALQAARDRGVDVRGYFAWSLLDNFEWALGLSKRFGIVRVDFDTLERTPKRSYLAYRDAIAAARADA
- the groL gene encoding chaperonin GroEL (60 kDa chaperone family; promotes refolding of misfolded polypeptides especially under stressful conditions; forms two stacked rings of heptamers to form a barrel-shaped 14mer; ends can be capped by GroES; misfolded proteins enter the barrel where they are refolded when GroES binds), which encodes MAKIIAFDEEARRGLERGMNTLADAVKVTLGPKGRNVVLEKKWGAPTITNDGVSIAKEIELDDPYEKIGAELVKEVAKKTDDVAGDGTTTATVLAQALVREGLRNVAAGANPMALKRGIEKATAAVSDQLLSMAKDVETKEQIASTASISAADTQIGEMIAEAMDKVGKEGVITVEESQTFGLELELTEGMRFDKGYISPYFATDTERMEAVLEDPYVLVVNSKISTVKDLLPLLEKVMQSGKPLFVISEDVEGEALATLVVNKIRGTFKSAAVKAPGFGDRRKAMLQDIAILTGGQVISEEVGLKLENATLDLLGRARKVVVTKDETTIVEGAGESDAIAGRVNQIRTEIENSDSDYDREKLQERLAKLAGGVAVIKAGAATEVELKERKHRIEDAVRNAKAAVEEGIVPGGGVALVNALPALDGLDLSGDEATGANIVRVALEAPLKQIAVNAGLEGGVVAEKVKNLSAGHGLNAATGEYVDMVATGIVEPAKVTRSALQNAASIAALFLTTEAVVADKPEKAPAAAGAGDGGMGGMDF
- a CDS encoding MoaD/ThiS family protein yields the protein MTAVGGDTLQVRWFAGARAAAGTPAETAGAAPEESVRTVLARLAADRPGLGRVLPACSFLLDGVSARADAPVGTATTLDVLPPFSGG
- the moaA gene encoding GTP 3',8-cyclase MoaA; translated protein: MSAVALGIPAVPRAGTGLPPRPEGEPGLVDTWGRRARDLRVSLTDRCNLRCSYCMPPEGLPWLPGPELLSAEETVRLIGVAVRDLGVEEVRFTGGEPLLRRDLEDLVAATARLRLPDGHAVRTALTTNGVGLDRRAAGLAAAGLDRVTVSLDSLDRERYRAITQRDRLAAVLGGIDAAQAAGLEPLKVNTLVVRGVNEDEVVDLVRWACARGIELRVIEHMPLEAHGTWDRTSLVTAQEVLDRLGTELDLEPVGARGSAPAERWHVREAGRDLGTVGVIASVTRPFCGDCDRVRLTADGQVRSCLFATHGTDLRGLLRAGADDGEVADAWRAELWAKKAGHGIDDPGFVRPDRPMSAIGG